GGGCCTGGGGTTGCGGCTGCGGCTGCGCCCCCAATGATTTCGCTTTTCTGCTTTCTaaaaaaacattgaaaaaCATTGATAATACACCGGAAGCCAAACATAGTCTTTGCACAAGTTATCCCACaaaattaaaacagaatatGTACCTCAAATTTGACTAAATGACTTGATTTACAAAGATATGTACTTTTGTCGTTATaacaaattacaatttttgGAAACCGGGAAAAAGATAGTAAAAGTGTAGACGCGTGTCCGCGAGACAATGAAACAGACGACTATTCCAACGGTTTCTGTAACAATTGCTGCAGAAACCGTTGGAATAACGTGGAAAGAAACGTCTGTTTCATAGTCTCGCGGACACGCGTTTACAAAAGGcaattttcacttttttatttcagcctgtaatgaaaatttaaaatatgacatttcTAAATTTAACTTGTTATGTGCATGCTGAAaattacatgtaattaatttctaaaaatcgTGACTTTTCATGTGAAAACGTGACTAGTTATgttcttagatgaaaagtcgcgattctCGGAAAagttaattacttgtaacttctaaatgcattgaccgatctcgatgaaatttttagcatGCACATAACTCatttgaatctacgaaagacatattttaaattttaattatagactcacataaaaaagttgaaaaattaccccTCACAATTTTTTCTCACAGTTTGAACAAATTGTAAAGAcaacaaaagcacatatctgaatacattaatttatatGGCTTCTCTAGAAACTTCAAGTCGTttggttcaattttaaataaggtATTCTGTTTGAAACGGTGAGGTACAGATGAAAAGAAACACTTACTGCGATTTCGTAGATCCATATTCCAAGAACCTCTCTCATCCGCAGGACGTATGGAACTGTCCGTGCCagtgaaatttgaaaacgCCACAGCGTTGgcgtttcatttttgtttcacACGTACGTAGCGCGTTGCCAAGGCCCGCGTTGCCATGGCCCGCGTTGTCATATACTCCTGTCTAACAATAAGACGTCTTCGCGGTAACGTAGAAGACGTTATTGAAAACATTTCCAAGCATTTGTGAAAAAAATTAGCACAGATGGGAAATACAAGAAATAAGAGTCGTCACAGGTTTCCGGGAAGTAAGAGGCTCTCCTTCAACAGTAGGTATAGAAAACTGTAAGTGTTTCAGATTTATACATTTCAATAATTGGAATGAAttatcctacaaatatttcTAACTTGTTTTACCTTGCAGGCGACAGAAACAAAAGCAATTGTCGACAACGACGATTAAAGATGCTGCAGTTTTCGAAGAGAGATCTTATGTACCAGTGAAATCTGTAGCAAAAAATGTAAAGGAGGATAGTCAGACAGATATGTCTGACTATCTACTAATTTCTGAATGTTATAATAAAGATCCGTTATTTTCCCCAAATAATCCTAAAGATGTAGGGCGCATCTCAGATCACGTCCTTCCCGAAAATACAGATGTAGGGCGCATCTCAAATCACGTCCTTCGCGAAAATACAGATGTAGGGCGCATCTCAAATCACGTCCTTCGCGAAAATACAGATGTAGGGCGCATCTCAAATCACGTCCTTCGCGAAAATACAGATGTAGGGTGCATCTCAAATCACGTCCTTCGCAAAAACGATGAAACTGTCGCTGTACTATGCGAATCTACAAGTGTGAGACCCACTGCACAAAACGTCCTGGACGATACCGACAACAATCTCGTCGTAGACGTCGGACACGTTGATGTAGGACGTATTTCGGAAAATGTGCCAAATGGCCGCCGCATTGTTGACGTTCAGTTcttttggaatgaaatacatagAACGTTCGATAATCATGCGCGAGGTAATCATGGTCTCATACAAGAGACCAAAACGATTCAGATTTATGGAGAACTCTGAAGGAGGAAATGCTAACTGCTTCGAATTTTGGAGCAGTATGTCGCATGAGACAAACAACGTCCTGCGCAGCAATggtaaaaaacattttatatcctCCATCTGTTGATACCGCTGCTATGAAATACGGCCGCGATAAAGAATACATTGCAAGAAAAGACGTAGCGAACgcaatgaaaacaaaaattcgAACTTGTGGATTGTTCATTGATCGCGACATTCCATACTTGGGTGCCTCTCCTGATGGGCTTATCGACGATGACGGTTTACTGGAACTGAAATGCCCACAATCTGCTGAGAATTTGACAGCGATAGACGCAATAGAAACAATACGTCACTTACGAAACATCTTCGATAAGAGAGATATACAAGAAATGAACAGGAAGCACCAGTATTTctaccaagtacaaggtcagTTGCATGTAACGCAGCGGAAGTACTGTATTTTCGCTATCTGGATACCTAAAAGCATACATATGATCCGCGTAAATAGGGACGACACGTTTTGGACAAATCATATGGAACCTTTCCTGACGCGTTTCTATGAAGAATGCATGCTTCCGGAAATATTGGACAGCCGCCACAATAGACACATGCCTATTAGAAATCCAGAATACATACTACGGGCAAAAGAAGACGCCGCATCCATTCACAAATGTAGCAGAGAAATTGCAAAAAAGCGTACATACGAAAACATGACACAGAACAGTGTTGAAGCATCAAATATGACCGTTGAAGCAGTAACTACCGACTGTGTCATTGTCAGTCATTCAGACCAAGAAGAAAACTTCATAGATGATGATGTAGGATACTATATATTGGAGACTGCTGTTTCTTCCGTAAGTGACGTACAGAAAAATGTACTACCTGTGCAAAGGAAATTAAACGATGAATCGTTAGATCGATTTTTGCGTGTCGTTAGAGAAACTACTCCTTTTGAAACGCAAAGTGTCCTATACTTACAGTTTACCAAATTTATCAAGCCCTACTGTAGCGACAAAAGCGTGCAAATAATTGGAGGAAACTGTTCTGATCACTGGCGAAGTATCTATTTCGACGGCCACAAACTCCATGTATACGACAGTTTACCTGGCAGTACATATGATAAGTTcgtagaggaagaaaaaaaatatattacattcCGATTTCCTCATATTCTCAAAAAGGATATACTTTTTGAAAGAGTTCAAGCGCAACCGGATTGTTATGCCGGGTCTACACTGCTGTTCGCGAACAGTTTGCGAACAGCTCGCGGACCATGTTCGCCGGCAATGtgagtagttgttctatgcggattctaaatcactggcgtcagcattttttgtaatttgacaccacaccgtcagcagaaatatgatacccccccccccgacaacatccacccctctccccaccctatgaccttgaactgaaatttgaccccaccgtcagcagaaatatgatccccctccccctcccacaccccataaccaccccctcagcagaaatacccaccctatgacaacccccaccccataaccaccccctcggCAAAAATaaccaccctatgacaactcccgccctataaccaccccctcagcagagaTACCcaccctataaccacccccctcagcagaaatacccaccctatgacaacccccgccctataaccaccccccacagcagaaatacccaccctatgacaacccccgccctataactaCCCCCTTAGCAGAAATATCCCCCTCTcccctccccccccccccccccccctcccccctccccctccccctcccctctcccatgaccttgaactgaaatttgacgccatcagcaaaaatatgatacgtcctgaccttgaactatttttgtcttatcggaagacgacacaaggccccacccacttttctacgtcttggaaatgagatttttgttggcgcagcaaatctgacgctgcaattcgcgactatagaaggtagaggttttgctcatgaccttgaacgaatttttctacgtcttggaaatgcggtttttttgttgacgctgtagagtgaacagcaattaaacactttcatcaatgacagccccactttaataaaatgggagaatattttgcaatgtgcgtcatatgtagtttgacaattggaagtgcaaggctacttaacgcgtttgtggaaaagagaaatggaggccacgttactgcaagaactcgaacgcatcaccgaattattggcgcagcgggcgataaacatcaatactgaagatgagcgttgtgattgcttgatgcaatgtgaccagtgcatcgaattgatagacgaacgattacaaatgggagacgatttatcagtcgaaggatggcgagatatagaagcatacaaagaaagaatcgacgccatgcgtaggatattgtatcgtgacaatgatcatcctagtggtcaaaaggcaatattactaaacgaacttgcttgtatagaacaacttttaacacaacgtattgcagccataagtagtaacgacgaccaaaacgcatgtctggtgcaatgcaatcaatgcattgatttaatgatagagcgattgcaactcgaaaaggacttatcaactggtttgaaaaatagtttaacagccagcatagcgagatttaaatcgttaagagcagagttacacggatctgtaaaattaggcgaaggtcaaaggagaacagatgctgaatcacatgcatcatcatctcttatctgggagaatgtagaatcagctttccataaccggataactacaggaattataatcaacaccgagcatattgaaccacgaaactttttggaagatgctagaaaaatagtattccaacgtctagcggaagttttcctaaatcattcatgcataaaagtgaatacggtgttgtatggggagtttaccgctaataataaaactgatgtgaaaagtttcagtgtaagaaataaacaattattttctacatcaaacttgaacgattggtatgacaaatacgttgtgaactcaactttaacactaatggaagaatttcaggaacgggacagtggttgggcaatatcgaaaattctgcatttgatgttaaatatcaataaatgcaatccgatgcatgctggttgttacacagacataccaaaaacaatcaaggacaaaagagcggtagtaaatgtgacagttgacgatgatacgtgttttgtcagatcgatagttgcagcattatatcccgtccatgtgaatgcaaatcgaccatcatcgtatcccaactatgacaccgttttaaatttggagggcatcgcatttccaataacccttaatcaaataccaaaatttgagcgccaaaacgatgtttcgataaacgtttatttttgggacttgaatgtgaaaaggtgtgctccgctccaactcaccaccaacaaaagatttcgtcacgttaacctgctgatgcttgaaacgcccaaccgtaatgtgcgtcactttgcatggattaaaaatctttcccggcttgtttcaaaccagctgagtgcacataagagtaaaacttatatttgtgacaggtttgtatcatgccattacgatctattttagtgtatgcgtttgttctttttgtactaatgcagttactttgtttatatgcagataccttcactacttttatgcggaagaaaagttattgaaacatacgaaggactgcatgaagatgaacgattgcgcaatcattctaccatcgagtgaagataaaataataaagtttgataatttttgtcaccgagaacgtcatccattcatcgtgtacgccgatttcgaatgcatgcttaagaaggttaacagcaatcaaggacactgcaatgcataccagcaacacgaagcatacagtgtgggatattattttcactgttcatacaacgcatcggtgtgcgagtatcgcgcgtatcggggtcctgactgtgctgaatggttcgtgaatgaacttgagaaccttgtaagaaaaattgcaccattatttaatacgattgtgcccatgacaaatttgatgggtgatgaaagagaaaattatatgaatgcaacgcattgttatatttgcgaaaaactgTTCGACAtcaacgaaacaaaagttcgagatcattgccatttcacgggtcgttaccgaggacctgcgcatcagggatgtaatttaaattataaaaataaacgttttataccaatagtgtttcataacttatcgggatacgatgcccattttgtaataaaagaattggtaacgattatcgaaggctcgacatcagtcttgccaattacaaaagaaaaatatatttcattttcaacgaatctaaaacgttacaaaatttcgcttcgatttatagattcattcaaatttttaagttcaagtttagataaattgagttcatatttagagaaagacgatatgatgattttacgatcgcaatttaattttttggatgaaataaaattcgatttgcttacacgaaaaggcatctttccatacgattatgttaccgactataTGAAACTGAATGAGACAACATTGCCGACATATGAGAAATtctataatcaactaagcgactgtgcagtttcacagcaggattatgaccacgcgataaaagtctggcgcagttttaatataaaaacacttggcgaatatagcgatttatatttaaaaacagatgttttattattggccgacatttttgaaaattttcgaagcagctgtttgagaagttacaaattggatcctgcatattactatactttacccggttttacgtgggatgcaatgctcaagcacacgcgtatcgaattagaattattgacagatatcgatatgctacttttcatagagcgcggcatacgtggtggtttaagtcaatgttctaatcgatacgcaaaggccaataataaatacatggattcgtacaattccgaagaaccatcgcgatatttagtttatttcgatgttaataatttgtatggatgggcaatgtcgcagtatctgccttacggcgagtttaagtggttagacgataatgaaattaaaacttttaacattcatgcgatatccgaaaattcgaacattggatatattttggaagtcgatttgaaacacccactagaattacacgataagcatgcagatttacctttttgtccaatacgcgagaagcctcctaatggcaaacatgagaaactactcgctacagttcaggataagcaacgttacatcatccattaccgcaatcttcaacaatgcttaaatcatggtttaaaagtttctgtaattcatcgcgttttagaatttaaacaatctccatggcttcgcgaatacattaatttaaacacgcaacttagaactgtagctaaaatgattttgaaaagaatttatttaaattaatgaataatgcagtctttggtaaaactatggagaacgttagaaatcatgtagatgttaaattagttacaaaatgggaagGTAGATACGGtgccgaggccctgatatcaaaaccaaattttcatagcagatcaatattttcggaacatttggtcgcaatagagatgcgaaagttggaaattaaatttacaaaacccatttatgttggtatgtgtattctggatatatcaaaacatgtttgtacgaattccaccatgattatgtttggccgaaatttaaacatctttgtaaaatattatacacagacacagatagtcttatatacgaactggtatgtgatgacatatacgatgtaatgaaacgcgatatacatcggtttgacacgagcgactataccgaggacaatgtttacagtatgccacgagtaaacaaaaaagtaccgggattaatgaaggatgaaaataatgggtgtataatgactgagtttgtcggacttcggtcgaaaatgtatgctttgcgcgtagagggcaagcgggacacgaaaaaagtgaagggtgtcaaaagtaacgtaattagaaaaactatttccttcgatgattatatacgttgcttgtatgatcgtttagaagtgcatcgtgaacagagatgtattcgttcaaaattgcacaatgtatattctatatgtgaagaaaagaaggtgcttagtccttacgatgataaacgattcataattccacaatccacgagaacattgccttggggacattataaaataaataattattcgtaaaaacacaatttattctttgctccacgagtaaaatattattaatttccaagtatcttttaAGCCTATAGGCTTTCGAGTTCTTGCGAactttgcaatttcatgagagagacgTCTGACTCGGAGTTCACACAAACCTTGCAAATTCTTGCGAGTCGTTCGACAgattaatttcagaatttgcGGCATGATACTGGAAGTGCCGAgtgtcttagagtttggagggggatgtttctcagtgctttataaacgcatcaccgacgtgttttcgttatttacaaTGGAGCGCACAATAACGACATTGCAACTGGAGGCGTTGGCCGCATTTTTGAAAACGGAGCGTAAGTACTTTTTAGTAATTACTCTTagcgtgttaattttatttctttttaattaattgttttttaaagcGGGTGCAATGCGCCAATTAGGAATCGTATACGTGGCGGACGTAGCAAGAGTTCGTCGGGAGCGGGCGGCAAACAGGAAAAATCTGGAAGAGCTGTGGGGCGAAGGAGTGCGAAGGCACTGTCAAAACATCGACGTCTTCGACCTGCGATATCTATTCGGATATGAAATTGATGTAAGTTGCTTgtctgttttatttatttattaataataaacggGCAAAGCCCTTTGTAGTACaagttttgatttattagatttattagatttgtgtattaatatatattttattttatctattatagccggattggtggTAGTGTTTTTCTGTCTTCCGCTCGCCGCCACGAATTCCTGCACGAATTCGCCCGCCACGATGATGTAAGTTGCTTATcagttttgatttattagatttattagatttgcgtattaatgcatattttattttatctgttatagccggattgggtctcagattataacaatagaaggcatcgtacgattagaatgcggCCCGTCGACGTAACATCGGAACACGCGGACAaacttttatcgtccgtatattctaacataaagattgtagctccggccaagtacaagaTCGGTGaacacgtgcgagttagtaaatacaaaaccttattcgcaaagggttatacaccgaattggacaactgaaattttcacaattattaaaattcaacgaacaaatcctgtaacgtatctcttgcaagatatgcaaaacaaccgttggttggcGGGTTCTATGAATATGAactaaaaaagtaaaaatcgcGATGCATACTTATGttagtggagaaggttctacaacgaaggggaaataaagttttcgtcaaatggtcggggtttgattctacgcacaattcatggataggagcgaacaatattttgtaatctatatttaaaaatgtttgtaattatactgattatatgaataaataatttttcggctttattttgtgtttacttttattacaggggaatgttattttataaatgaagggaggttggtctaagaataaattatattgataattttgaatactttttaatgcaataaatgtaatacataatacaataatacaataaatgtaatacataatacattatatacaatttgCTGGGAtcgctttcactgctacggcccaagcgtatttagataagacatcgatgacggcgagtatgtaattgtggccattgttgatttgcgcatactgtcgcatctctacgagatccgcttgccagagatcaccgtaaccccgtacaatgactcgtctatgtctaaagttacgtctcgctggcacgtgcaactcgttgacacgctgtatcttctcgtccgtgatatgattgcccttcaccttcttcatatttgtaaactagcatcatgctttacgaacgtgtcaatttataatcaacccggcttctcgaagttcttcgattatagaaacgatctcgttgtcatgccccgtatgtcctgcggatttcgaggatacgagaagacgtaatctatcgacgagctcgtttgggtcattccagtgcacgtagtccaccgcaTTATCGTTAACCgccatatcgaacggtatcagattacctccacgccgctcgctcttaagcaattttgcaatgatatattaTACTTGTAgcccttgttacttttcacaagccctgacgagatatggctgcgtctatgagcgttcgacgactttaatatttccgcgtatttgtgtaaatcagcatcgttgaataaggtgtcatcaggcattctcatgaatagtaattcgtacaaaccagttgttcctctgtacttcacccgattaataatcacatcgtcgttttttgcttacgtcgaaaactgaacttccaagcattaatttgttgcgttgtacatatactccatacacgtcatctatcttcttctcacgatcggtaagagtaattgaatgtatttagctgccaacggccccAAATTTTCCGTAaaatggctacgtatgttttcgctaggcttgtccaaaattcgctgcatagaaacattaagattctcgtcgctgtcgccgtacgtttcaacggcatgtatcgattcatcacgatctttcgtcacatccaccgtctgttcactcgaagatgtaccaggttcggaataaatgcgcgctcttgcagtttgtgcgctttgagggttaagaaaaggagttgacgtcaatttttgcggttctttaatattcaaggttgggaatgtcgactcggattttatatcgatcgtgtctgaatgtggcgataccgctgatatattctcgataatttgttccagcggttctaccacgggtctcaatcgtttttcgatgactctctcttcgtcgatgctctccgatttgagagctctgcgttttttgcgtatagcatcgcttgttttagctatagcattcgcaactttactcgattctttaatattactattattcattgcaaagagaagacgtctactcgctaagcgttctatcgatggactaaatgtttcagaaaacggcaaattcgttaaatccttttctgtaacggccatgttccatcgagctgtccttgtcgattattacgaaaccatatttctgttcccaacactgcgcgcacaatttacaaaagttttcgtacgacatgtctgtatttacatgatcattataaatgtggtgtagattcgtgccatcttgtttgaacacgatcaaaaggttggcattgtcgcgaattaggtgtttcggtattctcgcataagtctgacagagataaaaacagtccacgcgcgagtgcctacccatagcgaaatattctcttatcacgtcttgcttgtcgcacgcaacgtcatcgaatataaacaccgaatcgggcagcgcctcgttcggtggtgcgacttcggcattatttgaaaatgaaaagtatccgatttcaggaacgtttgtcaaaattcgttcgagatatttgtactttggttgttgcaatgactttgagtatacatatacgttattgaatcttacatcgatcgggctctcgatcagactaattacgacgttcgttttaccgcagttcgatggaccgcaaattataccacgtatcgtattcggcaagaggagtccgtgtcgtcgccgacgatcgtccatgcgtgttgtcctctcgtctaaatcgagaataaggatagacaggggctgctttgcgaaacgcatatcgtctatataataaccatatatttaatcattcaacctctttataggttgcggagaagctgcttgtccgcgtcgtgaacgcgctttaaccgcggccgtagacgagctttaaccgcgattaacccttttctccgcggcgcggcggcggcggcggtggGCGGTGGTGGCGGGCACGCGGAATCtaattcgtgaccgagccatcaaatacgcatccaagcaacaacgtgaccgaaagtctgtctcgacaatgctcgctcaatctgtatcagattgcactcgacatgtgtctacctgtaaacatTTCGCCCTACCCCCTCATGTTAACCGTGTCAGCGAGCcgtcaaagaggcatccaagcaaaacgtgaccaaaagtctgtctcgacgatgctctctctatctgtaccagattgcacatcaacacgtgtctgcatgtaaacatggatttcgccctactccctcatgtctttgaaatagaagatcattccttttgtatctcctacattggaatatgaaacacaaacgttacacatacaatcgttctaggtaaaacaacattaagacgcataaagtatatttttactaaatagattttattattttacagtaatgaacaaaattaataaatgatattaaatgtttcgtgttttaagacaaatgtaacaatttttctttttcggtggaggtccatctatgtgcgtgtcatcccccggccggttataatgttccatgcacagctcttcatcttcctccttccttttttttaaccaccattcttttaatatcgatacgtttctcatagcacatgccccattgtgcgcgatgcatgccatatgtttatccatccatccatcctgaatatgccggctcttggttggcaaattcggtagatcgtcatctttgttcaaaacctctatattgattggactgactgaaggataaagtttcttcagccatttttctttctcaatgcccttgacgtatacggatccatgaatactatctttcaaacacgaagtggcacactcttgaaggcatgaatacggcacggtaccatcgtcccactcaaaaccgtgatgattttgcgtcaaccattttatttgtcttaattctgctttcgacaattttttcttagcaaatggtggcgcaaagatgaaacattgtacacgattcccattctggaagatagcaagttcctttacgaaaaactcgttcgtatcgcttttgaagccttgaatgtccacgaatgttggtacattcattttgattagttgaatttgtggcgaaaaatgaccgcttttactgcggaatgatcatataaaccctctttcacttaagagagtttgcgcactacattggtcagtggattgtactgcacgatacgatcgtgaatgatcaaacagtaggcgctagtattttcaggaacgttttcactacactcaaaatcgattcttacatcgattgtagcgctttttatcgattcgttctgatgcgagcaatcaatgacaacgaatgggccgtagccgaaaaagagtatcttatcgtatagagctccgtcatcaccattactgcacattgctccgtaatatgactttctgaattttgcatacaggtcgtaaaggacagagtatctatttttattaaagtcaagattcaaattgtcatacggatatgattccgaacttaaatacaatcgaaaattggtgagtttgcagtcatcaaatttggtgatatgtctattgagcttattttttttatccgtttgtaatgcaaatattacatatcgcggtttttctaattgcgtagctgctttaatgctccatgtatgtttagtggttgcttgtaacattggatactcgtataagtcccaggaacggtaactcataattatcgtttgaccgttttcaaggatacgcaacaatgaaagtttgtgtttttcttcgagcgtgacatgtggcatcctccactgtactttgtataattgcagcgtgtattttgcaccatctgttccataaacagcatttttgt
The genomic region above belongs to Osmia bicornis bicornis unplaced genomic scaffold, iOsmBic2.1, whole genome shotgun sequence and contains:
- the LOC123989240 gene encoding uncharacterized protein LOC123989240, whose translation is MILEVPSVLEFGGGCFSVLYKRITDVFSLFTMERTITTLQLEALAAFLKTEPGAMRQLGIVYVADVARVRRERAANRKNLEELWGEGVRRHCQNIDVFDLRYLFGYEIDPDWW